A single region of the Bicyclus anynana chromosome 14, ilBicAnyn1.1, whole genome shotgun sequence genome encodes:
- the LOC112055160 gene encoding uncharacterized protein LOC112055160, translating to MDFEHTSLVIRNLAKLHALSFALQKTHPEDFELIRSLCAKDIQYADPGSIPKCLISYFKSSINVISNPVAKAKLEDITPSILALLSKCSAPAPNYSTICHGECWNNNILFKYQRPVDVLFVDFQLVRYASPATDISYFLYMATDPKTLSKHYHQLIDIYFGTLSAVLRQCDLNVEDVYPRSIFMKHLKDYSVLGLLEALISMKIITAEAEDALKMKSMKYHAEEPCQYETQNQPLSAWLSNAKMQPVFLLSFHVGLICIKA from the exons ATGGATTTTGAGCACACCTCATTAGTTATAAGGAATCTTGCTAAACTACATGCATTATCGTTTGCATTACAAAAAACTCATCCCGAAGATTTCGAATTGATACGTAGCTTGTGCGCAAAGGATATCCAATACGCTGATCCGGGAAGCATACCAAAATGTTTAATCAGCTATTTCAAGTCTTCCATAAATGTTATCTCAAATCCAGTAGCTAAAGCAAAGCTCGAAGATATTACTCCGTCTATTTTAGCTTTGTTAAGTAAATGCTCTGCACCGGCACCCAATTACAGCACGATTTGTCACGGAGAATGTTGGAATAATAATATCCTGTTTAAATACCAG AGACCAGTGGATGTCCTGTTTGTTGATTTCCAATTGGTTCGCTATGCGTCACCGGCCACGGACATATCTTACTTCCTTTATATGGCTACAGATCCAAAAACTCTCTCTAAACATTATCATCAAttgatagatatatattttggaACTCTGTCTGCTGTTTTAAGGCAATGTGATTTAAATGTTGAGGATGTTTATCCGAGAAGCATTTTTATGAAACACTTAAAAGATTACTCTGTACTAGGATTGTTAGAAGCTTTAATATCTATGAAAATAATAACAGCGGAAGCAGAGGATGCCCTCAAAATGAAAAGCATGAAATATCACGCTGAAGAACCGTGTCAGTACGAAACGCAAAATCAACCGTT atcagcctggctgtccaacgcgaaaatgcagccagtattcctGCTATCATTCCACGTGGGCCTGATTTGTATAAAAGCTTAA